One Gemmatimonadota bacterium genomic region harbors:
- a CDS encoding TIGR01777 family protein: MRIAITGSTGFIGSALVRELGGAGHSVTPVVRRRPPGARDSLVLWDPVGGRIDAARLEEHDAVIHLAGERIAGVWTALKKRRIRESRVLGTRLLCEALAGLSRRPGVLLSASAVGYYGSRDPAEVLDEGSAPGAGFLAAVAQEWEAATRPAETAGIRVARMRFAPVLGREGGVLAAMLPVFRLGLGGRLGDGRQVWSWIALDDVVGAALHVLSRDTLFGPINFAAPQPVTNAEFTRTLGRVLGLPTICGVPAVVLRLLLGEMAEEMLLAGARVAPEKLLESGYVFAYPELEPALRHMLRGRG; encoded by the coding sequence ATGCGCATTGCGATCACGGGTTCCACGGGTTTCATCGGCAGCGCGCTGGTGCGGGAGCTGGGCGGGGCGGGGCATTCCGTGACCCCGGTGGTACGGCGGCGGCCTCCAGGTGCCAGGGATTCGCTGGTGCTGTGGGATCCCGTGGGTGGCAGGATCGATGCGGCAAGGCTGGAGGAGCACGACGCGGTCATCCATCTGGCAGGTGAGCGCATCGCCGGCGTGTGGACGGCTCTCAAGAAGCGGCGCATCCGGGAGAGCCGGGTGCTGGGGACGCGTCTTCTATGCGAGGCGCTTGCTGGTCTGAGCCGCAGGCCAGGCGTGCTGCTATCGGCCAGTGCCGTGGGGTATTACGGCAGCCGCGACCCGGCCGAGGTCCTGGACGAGGGCAGTGCGCCGGGCGCGGGCTTCCTGGCGGCGGTGGCGCAGGAGTGGGAGGCGGCGACGCGGCCCGCGGAGACAGCGGGGATCCGCGTGGCCCGCATGCGGTTCGCGCCGGTGCTGGGCCGGGAGGGCGGGGTGCTGGCCGCCATGCTGCCGGTCTTTCGGCTGGGGCTGGGTGGACGGCTGGGCGATGGGCGCCAGGTCTGGAGCTGGATTGCGCTGGACGACGTCGTCGGTGCCGCGCTGCACGTCCTTTCCCGTGACACTCTCTTCGGTCCCATCAATTTCGCGGCCCCGCAGCCCGTGACCAACGCCGAGTTCACGCGCACCCTGGGGCGCGTGCTGGGGCTCCCGACGATCTGCGGGGTGCCGGCTGTGGTGTTGCGACTGCTGCTCGGCGAGATGGCCGAGGAGATGCTGCTGGCCGGTGCGCGCGTCGCGCCCGAGAAACTTCTCGAGTCGGGATACGTGTTCGCCTATCCGGAACTTGAGCCGGCGCTGCGCCACATGCTGCGCGGTCGCGGGTGA
- the lipA gene encoding lipoyl synthase, with translation MIGHRTAHGYAPQGKDTGIVKSKGTARLPVLEGQQPLPLDARKPAWLKVRSPGGPNYRRLKGLMRQQRLHSVCEEAGCPNIGECWEVGTATFLILGDVCTRACKYCAIAHGMPTELDWDEPRRVAEAVAELELEHVVVTSVNRDELADGGAAIFAETIRQCRELRPGCTIEVLIPDLKGDESALREVVEARPDILDHNLETVERLHPWARPGGRYWRSISLLGAAKRMAPEMLTKSGVILGLGEEPAEIRQALVDLRKAAVDILTLGQYLRPSPQHAPVARWVTPREFAEWKRVGEQALGFHHVESGPLVRSSYHAAKQARVVQAGGVGQIQDVLEADLAAPSVERHARPDRADIAHDGLVQLEVRRRAVGA, from the coding sequence ATGATCGGGCACCGGACGGCACACGGCTACGCGCCACAGGGCAAAGACACCGGGATCGTGAAGTCCAAAGGCACGGCCCGGCTGCCGGTGCTCGAGGGGCAGCAGCCTCTCCCGCTGGATGCGCGCAAGCCGGCGTGGCTCAAGGTTCGCTCGCCGGGCGGCCCGAACTACCGGCGGCTCAAGGGGTTGATGCGCCAGCAGCGCCTGCACTCGGTATGCGAGGAAGCAGGGTGCCCGAACATTGGCGAGTGCTGGGAGGTGGGTACGGCGACCTTCCTCATCCTGGGTGACGTCTGCACCCGAGCGTGCAAGTACTGCGCGATCGCCCACGGCATGCCCACCGAACTGGACTGGGACGAGCCGCGTCGCGTGGCGGAGGCCGTGGCGGAGCTGGAGCTCGAGCACGTCGTGGTTACCAGTGTGAATCGCGACGAACTGGCGGATGGCGGCGCCGCGATCTTCGCGGAAACGATCCGGCAGTGCCGGGAGCTGCGCCCCGGCTGCACCATCGAGGTGCTGATCCCGGACCTCAAGGGGGACGAGTCGGCGCTGCGCGAGGTGGTCGAGGCGCGCCCCGACATCCTCGATCACAACCTCGAGACGGTAGAGCGCCTTCATCCCTGGGCGCGGCCGGGCGGCCGCTACTGGCGCAGCATTTCCCTCCTGGGTGCGGCCAAGCGCATGGCTCCGGAAATGCTGACCAAGTCCGGGGTCATCCTGGGGCTGGGCGAGGAGCCGGCCGAGATCCGGCAGGCGCTGGTGGACCTGCGCAAGGCGGCCGTCGACATCCTGACGTTGGGCCAGTACCTGCGGCCCTCGCCGCAGCACGCGCCCGTGGCGCGCTGGGTGACGCCCCGGGAGTTCGCCGAGTGGAAGCGAGTGGGTGAACAGGCGTTGGGCTTCCACCACGTCGAGTCGGGGCCGCTGGTGCGTTCGAGCTATCATGCGGCAAAGCAGGCGCGAGTGGTGCAGGCCGGGGGAGTAGGACAGATCCAGGACGTGCTCGAGGCGGATCTAGCCGCGCCCAGCGTGGAGCGGCACGCGCGTCCGGATCGGGCGGACATCGCGCACGATGGACTGGTGCAACTGGAGGTTCGGCGGCGTGCGGTGGGGGCTTGA
- a CDS encoding deoxyhypusine synthase, translated as MAAKSQYLSGAPISPRPVTAEMTVAEVIDGAFLAYNAGRLREACRLFTEKMLEDDVTVGVSLTGALTPAGLGMSSLIPLIEAGFIDWIVSTGANLYHDTHFGLGLEMHQGNPFVSDVVLREEEVVRIYDVFFDYSVLLDTDAFFRKIMQEAEFQRPMCTAEFHHLCGKYVAERERALNLHRKSLLASCYEYDVPVYTSSPGDSSIGMNVAALALQGSKLVLDVSADVNETAAIVLDAKRRGGKSAVVIFGGGSPKNFVLQTEPQIQEVLGIEEKGHDYFLQVTDARPDTGGLSGATPGEAVSWGKIDPDRLPAAVVCYSDSSIALPLLTAYALARRQPREPKFLFRRREALMERLRAEYEVSVRNEARRERARHGEAHSVTLERDR; from the coding sequence ATGGCAGCTAAGAGCCAATACCTCTCGGGCGCGCCCATCTCGCCCCGCCCGGTGACAGCGGAAATGACGGTGGCGGAGGTGATCGACGGGGCTTTCCTGGCATATAACGCGGGCCGGCTGCGCGAGGCCTGCCGCCTCTTCACCGAGAAGATGCTGGAGGACGACGTCACGGTGGGCGTCTCGCTGACCGGAGCGCTGACGCCCGCAGGGCTGGGGATGAGCAGCCTGATCCCGCTCATCGAGGCCGGATTCATCGACTGGATCGTGTCCACAGGCGCGAATCTCTACCACGACACGCACTTCGGGTTGGGCCTCGAGATGCACCAGGGCAACCCCTTCGTGTCGGACGTGGTGCTGAGGGAGGAGGAGGTCGTCCGGATATACGACGTCTTCTTCGATTACTCGGTGCTGCTGGACACGGACGCATTCTTCCGCAAAATCATGCAGGAGGCCGAGTTCCAGCGGCCGATGTGCACAGCGGAGTTCCACCACCTCTGTGGGAAATACGTAGCGGAGCGGGAGCGGGCGCTGAACCTGCATCGCAAATCGCTGCTGGCGAGCTGCTACGAGTACGACGTCCCCGTTTACACCTCGAGCCCGGGCGACTCGTCCATCGGCATGAATGTGGCCGCCCTGGCGCTGCAGGGGAGCAAGCTGGTGCTGGATGTGAGCGCGGACGTTAACGAGACGGCGGCCATCGTGCTGGACGCGAAGCGCCGGGGCGGCAAGTCCGCAGTGGTGATTTTTGGCGGCGGCAGCCCGAAGAACTTCGTGCTGCAGACGGAGCCGCAGATCCAGGAAGTGCTGGGCATCGAGGAGAAGGGGCATGACTATTTCCTGCAGGTCACGGATGCGCGGCCGGACACGGGCGGGCTCTCGGGGGCGACGCCGGGCGAGGCGGTGAGCTGGGGGAAGATCGACCCTGACCGGCTGCCGGCCGCCGTCGTCTGCTACAGCGACTCGAGCATCGCTCTGCCGCTGCTGACGGCGTACGCGTTGGCGCGGCGGCAGCCGCGGGAGCCGAAATTCTTGTTCCGGCGCCGCGAGGCACTGATGGAGCGGCTGCGCGCCGAGTACGAGGTCTCGGTGCGGAACGAGGCGCGGCGGGAGCGGGCGCGACACGGCGAGGCGCATTCGGTGACGCTGGAGCGGGACCGCTGA